Sequence from the Drosophila subpulchrella strain 33 F10 #4 breed RU33 chromosome 3R, RU_Dsub_v1.1 Primary Assembly, whole genome shotgun sequence genome:
ACTTGGCGGTGGTTTCCCAGGACGGTTTCCTGCGCGTCTTTCACTACGACACCATGGACCTGCTGGGCATCGCTCGTTCCTACTTTGGCGGCTTCCTGTGCGTCTGCTGGTCGCCCGACGGCAAGTACATTGTGGTGGGCGGCGAGGATGACCTGGTGACCGTGTGGTCGCTGCAGGAGCGGCGAGTGGTGGCCCGCGGACAGGGCCATCGGTCCTGGGTCTCTGTGGTGGCCTTCGACCCGTACACCACCTCGTACACCAACTGGGATGGCGGGGACTTTAGCGACGATGAGAATCAAATGAACGAGTACTCCAATTCACGAGAGGCGCGCTTCTCCGGAGACTCCACGGCCAATGGTGGTTTCGAGGGCTTCGACCGGAATTCCACGCCCGTGCATGCTGCCCGCAATCGACCGCACTCGGCCTCCTTTCGCTCGGATGCCTCTTCGGCGGAGAAGCTGATGAGCTATCGACTGGGCTCCGTCAGTCAGGACACGCAGGTCTGCCTGTGGGACATCACGGAGGATGTGCTGCGTCATCCGCTGGCGCTGAGGCAGCGGGCGAACAGCGAAAGGGGCTATCTCAACGGTGGCGTCGATGAAGATGCGGAAGCAGAGGACGGCATCAAGGTGATCCGACCAGTGGCCATGTCTGGCCAGGCGGGCGGACAACAGGCGGAGTCGGGCAGCTGTAGTCCCACCCGGGAGGCGGCGGGCGGTGCAGCGGGAAACGGTGCCGGCGAGCACAGCAATAGCAGCTCTAGCAAGTTCTCAACCGCCAACTGCACGATATCCTCACAATCTTCGCCCGACGACTGCGACACCGAGGCAGCCACTCCCGCCTCCACGACCTCGAATGCAGGCGCAGGAGCGGGCGTGGCAGGAGCGGGCGTGGCAGGAGCGGGAGCGGCGACCTCGACAACGAAGCAGAACAACCGCAATCACGGCACGGGCAACTCAATCAAATTTCCCAACTGCATAAGCGCCACCAAGTCGGACAGCATCGATGGTGGCGGCGGAGGCGGAAGCGGTAGTGCGCAGAGGCCATCGCAGACTACCACGGGATACAACAGCAAGACTTCCAACAGCTCGAACAAGTCCTCCAACTCGGGCAGCGGCTTCAGCGCCTTCAACAGCCTCACGCAGCGGCTCTCGAACTTCAGCTTCCTGAGCAACTCGGACAAGAAGGCCGCCGGCTATGAGGGAAGCCACTCGACGGCCCATCGCCAGCACCGCAAGGCGATGAGCATGCTGAAGAGCTACAACCAGCATAACCACAGTGGCGGCCACAACAACCACAGCCAGAGCAACCACAGCAGCTCGTCCAACTTTGGCCACTCGAGCACACTGGACTCGACGGCGGCCGGGGCCATCGGGAGCAGCTCGACGGCGCACAGCTTTGGATCGCTGAAGCTGAGCCGGTCGTCGCACCACTCCTCGCTGGCCACGGCCGCCCATGCGTCGGGATCTGGAGCGGGAGCGGGCTCTGGCTCGGGGGTGAGCAGCTTCGATCCCATGCAACTCATCGGAACGCCCGCCTGTCCGCGCTTCGACGAGTGCCCGCTGCTGGAGCCGCTGGTCTGCAAGAAGATTGCCCACGAGCGGCTGACGGCGCTGATCTTTCGCGAGGACTGCTTCCTGACGGCGTGCCAGGATGGATTCATATACACCTGGGCGCGGCCTGGTCATGCCACGGTGAGTTAAACGACCGTGAGAATTCAAGAACActttaatatatatagaatCGATTTTCATGAATATGTACTACATGTATCCTCTTCCACAGCATGCCACTCAGCACTTGTCTCCTGGACAGACAGCGGCGCCCGGCGGGACGGTAATTTAGTTCAATAAAGTGGACTTGGTCAACTATCAGCGTAATCTTGTcaagcagcaggagcagcagcagcagaagcagtCGGTGATCTAGGTTAAAGCTAGGCGATTGATTTCGATAATTTATTGATAGGAGCAAGAGTTTTAAAGGTTTTTATGTTGCGTATTTTGTATTCCAAATGTAGCCTAAATGAGTTTATGAaccacacacagacacacaccgTACACccgtaatatatatattatatacgaTATATAGCTATGTACAACATAACTACGATCTATACGCAGCATCAGGCAACAGAACAAACAAACGTATATGTTTAATCTAAATTATTAGTtgtaaatgtattatttttttagtacGTGGAATTTGTTGAAAACAAAGCAAAGCATGTTTATAACTATTTACTAAGTGCTAGCCTACACTACACACGATAAATAAAGCAAAAGAACGAAGAAGCGAACTGCATTAGCGAActaaaataaacagaatcaAATAGATGGATCAGATGAGAGGAGCAGAGGACGTTTTTCACATTGTGCTATGTACTGAGTTGCAGTCGAGGCCCCAAACTAACCAACGACGAACTATCTAACTATGTAAACTCACGAACTAACCTAAAGTAGGAACTGTTATCATTACTATTACTACGGATTCGTAtgccttttattttttgatgcaagccGAGTGCAACGTTTTAGC
This genomic interval carries:
- the LOC119549377 gene encoding WD repeat-containing protein 20 — encoded protein: MANQLDASAKDDLKTQFVTREGTYRLLTLSEYSRPNRVGYSSNQSSPQVRVSMVTLPSPAQGKLGSETAGSPVGGGGAAAAAGTTTTTTTNGSSPGASPTGGAAGSGPAGAANTAISNGGAGGDSNYSHSNHNSNSAANSTVDARLGGGISMHSMMNGGVVDQNGVATNQVLGGDRICFNFGRDLYVYSFRGAKKGTEMSKPIDKKFYKGTNPSCHDFNASSATPTGAPLLVGFTTGQIQLVSPQVGPREVRKLFNEERLIDKTKVTCLKWLPNSPHLFLAAHASGHLYLYNEELPCAATAPSYQPFKLGDGYTILTSKSKTTRNPLFKWVFSTDNCCINEFCFSPCGSHLAVVSQDGFLRVFHYDTMDLLGIARSYFGGFLCVCWSPDGKYIVVGGEDDLVTVWSLQERRVVARGQGHRSWVSVVAFDPYTTSYTNWDGGDFSDDENQMNEYSNSREARFSGDSTANGGFEGFDRNSTPVHAARNRPHSASFRSDASSAEKLMSYRLGSVSQDTQVCLWDITEDVLRHPLALRQRANSERGYLNGGVDEDAEAEDGIKVIRPVAMSGQAGGQQAESGSCSPTREAAGGAAGNGAGEHSNSSSSKFSTANCTISSQSSPDDCDTEAATPASTTSNAGAGAGVAGAGVAGAGAATSTTKQNNRNHGTGNSIKFPNCISATKSDSIDGGGGGGSGSAQRPSQTTTGYNSKTSNSSNKSSNSGSGFSAFNSLTQRLSNFSFLSNSDKKAAGYEGSHSTAHRQHRKAMSMLKSYNQHNHSGGHNNHSQSNHSSSSNFGHSSTLDSTAAGAIGSSSTAHSFGSLKLSRSSHHSSLATAAHASGSGAGAGSGSGVSSFDPMQLIGTPACPRFDECPLLEPLVCKKIAHERLTALIFREDCFLTACQDGFIYTWARPGHATHATQHLSPGQTAAPGGTVI